One Methylosinus sp. C49 DNA segment encodes these proteins:
- a CDS encoding TetR/AcrR family transcriptional regulator, with translation MRVSRAQAEENHEAVVNAASRLFREHGFDGIGLKDLMKGAGLTQGGFYKQFASKEDLIAQASRRAMETATRHWSDTIAAYPAAALEAVMAFYFSPEHRKERGDGCPLVALGGDAARQGPEVKAAFEAGLKAHLEVLDELAPSGEGEGPHGRAMTVLSLMVGAMMLSRTVNDEAFSRGFLEAAAHEVRRIAKTPRRSRRGAPPVTQAVRRAPDREQSHKGTTRRF, from the coding sequence ATGAGGGTCAGTCGTGCGCAGGCGGAAGAGAACCATGAGGCCGTGGTAAATGCCGCGAGCCGCCTGTTCCGCGAACATGGCTTCGATGGAATTGGTCTCAAGGATCTGATGAAGGGCGCTGGCCTTACGCAAGGAGGCTTTTACAAGCAGTTTGCGTCCAAAGAAGATCTGATCGCGCAGGCCTCCCGTCGCGCAATGGAGACGGCGACACGCCACTGGTCAGATACTATCGCGGCATATCCGGCTGCTGCGCTCGAAGCGGTCATGGCGTTCTACTTTTCGCCTGAGCATCGCAAGGAGAGGGGCGACGGCTGCCCTCTTGTGGCTCTCGGTGGCGATGCGGCGCGGCAGGGCCCAGAGGTAAAGGCGGCTTTCGAGGCTGGGCTGAAGGCGCATCTCGAGGTTCTCGACGAGCTGGCGCCTTCGGGCGAGGGTGAGGGCCCCCATGGAAGGGCCATGACGGTGCTGTCGCTGATGGTTGGCGCGATGATGCTATCTCGCACTGTGAACGACGAGGCCTTCTCGCGAGGCTTTCTTGAAGCCGCAGCCCACGAAGTGCGGCGCATAGCAAAGACACCGAGGAGATCGCGACGAGGAGCTCCGCCTGTCACGCAGGCCGTGCGCCGCGCTCCCGACAGAGAGCAATCGCATAAAGGAACAACACGACGCTTTTGA
- a CDS encoding helix-turn-helix domain-containing protein, with protein sequence MSDKDPILDPCPIARSLALVGDAWSMLILRDAQMGLTRFDQFRKSLGIAPTILTRRLATLTEEGLLQKRRYSERPPREEYLLTTAGRDFLPVLFMIGAWGSQYRGGGKLTRFLDAETGMEIKPVAVDEVTGAKIGTRPIRIVSPDSG encoded by the coding sequence ATGAGCGATAAAGACCCTATCCTGGACCCTTGCCCGATCGCTCGAAGCCTGGCTCTCGTCGGCGATGCGTGGAGCATGCTGATCCTCCGAGACGCACAGATGGGGCTCACGCGCTTCGACCAATTCCGCAAGAGCCTCGGCATTGCGCCGACGATCCTGACTCGGCGGCTAGCGACGTTGACGGAAGAGGGACTGCTGCAGAAGCGGCGCTACTCGGAGCGTCCTCCGCGCGAAGAGTATCTGCTGACGACCGCCGGGCGCGATTTTTTGCCCGTTCTCTTCATGATCGGAGCGTGGGGAAGCCAATATCGTGGCGGGGGTAAGCTGACGCGCTTTTTGGACGCGGAAACAGGGATGGAGATCAAGCCCGTGGCTGTGGATGAGGTCACAGGCGCGAAGATCGGGACACGCCCAATTCGCATTGTCTCGCCGGACAGCGGCTGA
- a CDS encoding DUF3313 domain-containing protein, whose protein sequence is MAALDKALRSIVALLCLGASACSSVEPIAYSGLPSSAHLQPNRQEDAKRIPFRYAATTDWRAYNRIIIDPVAIYRGADHQFADMAETDKASLAEHMQSEFAEKLKSRFAVADRPGPNTLRLKLILTGAVTSTPVLGTLSRFDLAGGLYNGVQTVRGGEGLMTGSVIYAVEIRDAADNRLLTAFVAKQYPSPLNIPASIGVLSAAHTGIEKGAEELVEQLSKPRRS, encoded by the coding sequence ATGGCGGCACTGGATAAAGCGCTTCGATCGATCGTCGCGCTGCTCTGCCTCGGAGCGAGCGCCTGTTCGAGCGTGGAGCCCATCGCCTATTCCGGGCTTCCATCCTCGGCGCATTTGCAGCCCAATCGGCAAGAGGACGCCAAGCGCATTCCGTTTCGCTACGCCGCGACGACAGATTGGCGAGCCTATAATAGGATCATCATCGATCCGGTCGCGATCTATCGCGGCGCCGATCATCAATTCGCCGATATGGCGGAGACCGACAAGGCCTCGCTCGCCGAGCACATGCAGAGCGAATTCGCCGAAAAGCTGAAGAGCCGCTTCGCTGTCGCGGACAGGCCGGGCCCGAATACGCTGCGGCTGAAATTGATTTTGACCGGCGCCGTAACGAGCACGCCCGTCCTCGGCACGCTCTCCCGCTTCGATCTCGCAGGCGGACTCTACAATGGCGTGCAGACTGTGCGCGGCGGCGAAGGGCTGATGACCGGCTCGGTGATCTACGCGGTCGAGATCAGAGACGCCGCCGACAATCGGCTGCTCACGGCGTTCGTCGCCAAGCAATATCCGAGCCCGTTGAATATTCCTGCGAGCATCGGCGTGCTGTCGGCGGCGCATACGGGGATAGAAAAAGGCGCGGAAGAGCTGGTGGAGCAATTGTCCAAACCCCGGCGATCGTGA
- a CDS encoding outer membrane protein: MQGIENMIEKYSTHLARALFALAASARAACAADLPYMKPAIAFEPPPPAFSWTGLYGGLNGGGALGAGFGAGAYGDNSPSGVVGGGQIGFNYQLTPRFVVGAENDVQASSLKARDDSPYRRDATLPWFGTARGRVGVALTEPRLLIYGTGGMAFGEPKIAGEGKLRVGWTAGGGVEWAFAPKWSAKIEYLYADIFRDIRNNVSDRHARFHTIRLGLNYHFDLFSPPMQP, from the coding sequence ATGCAGGGGATCGAAAACATGATCGAGAAATATTCGACACATCTGGCGCGGGCGCTTTTCGCGTTGGCGGCGAGCGCGCGCGCTGCGTGCGCGGCCGATTTGCCCTATATGAAGCCGGCAATCGCTTTCGAGCCGCCGCCGCCAGCCTTCAGCTGGACGGGCCTATATGGCGGCCTGAACGGCGGCGGCGCATTGGGCGCGGGCTTCGGCGCCGGCGCCTATGGCGACAATTCGCCGAGCGGCGTCGTCGGCGGAGGCCAGATCGGCTTCAACTATCAATTGACGCCCCGCTTCGTCGTCGGCGCGGAAAATGACGTTCAGGCCTCGAGCCTGAAGGCGCGAGACGACAGCCCCTATCGTCGCGACGCGACGCTGCCGTGGTTCGGAACGGCGCGTGGACGCGTGGGCGTCGCGCTCACCGAGCCGCGCTTGTTGATCTATGGAACGGGCGGCATGGCCTTCGGCGAGCCGAAGATCGCCGGCGAGGGCAAGCTGCGCGTCGGTTGGACCGCGGGCGGCGGCGTCGAATGGGCCTTTGCGCCCAAATGGTCAGCGAAGATCGAATATCTCTATGCCGACATCTTTCGCGACATCAGGAACAACGTTTCGGATCGGCACGCGCGATTCCATACGATCCGCCTCGGCCTGAATTATCACTTCGATCTCTTCTCTCCGCCGATGCAGCCGTGA
- a CDS encoding XdhC family protein yields MRNTLDLRSCEIDVRPALSTDRPIDIFRFLRDATASGHGCALVTLVEIVGGAARGLGAHMAVRDDGAYCGFVSGGCVEAAVAQEAVDAIREGADRMRRYGEGSPYFDIVLPCGGGVLLAIHVVRDRAPIDDVLRAMTERRSIGLVYRPKDSELSVGAAAPTGWRDDAFLSMLRPEPRILLSGRGLESRALTTIAAAAGLEVVEAARSAVDWSTDADSAVVLLHHDIDQELPALKAALRSDAFYIGCLGSSRTHVRRIERLRREGFTAQDISRIRAPIGLFGPARDARSIAVSVLAEILSWLESRKAATP; encoded by the coding sequence ATGCGAAACACTCTCGACCTACGCTCCTGCGAGATCGACGTCCGGCCCGCCCTTTCGACGGATCGGCCGATCGACATCTTTCGCTTTCTTCGCGATGCGACGGCGAGCGGGCATGGATGCGCGCTTGTCACTCTGGTGGAGATCGTCGGCGGCGCCGCGCGCGGCCTCGGCGCGCATATGGCGGTTCGCGACGACGGCGCCTATTGCGGCTTTGTTTCGGGCGGCTGCGTCGAGGCGGCGGTCGCGCAGGAGGCTGTCGATGCGATCCGAGAGGGCGCCGACCGCATGCGCCGTTACGGCGAGGGGTCGCCCTATTTCGACATCGTGCTTCCATGTGGCGGCGGGGTATTGCTCGCGATTCACGTCGTGAGAGACAGGGCGCCGATCGACGACGTTCTGCGCGCCATGACGGAGCGAAGATCCATCGGCCTCGTCTATCGCCCGAAAGACTCCGAGCTCTCGGTCGGCGCCGCCGCGCCGACGGGCTGGCGCGACGACGCCTTCTTGTCGATGCTGCGGCCGGAGCCGCGGATTCTCCTCTCGGGACGAGGATTGGAGAGCCGCGCATTGACGACGATCGCGGCGGCGGCGGGCCTCGAGGTCGTCGAGGCGGCGCGGAGCGCGGTCGATTGGTCCACCGACGCCGATAGCGCCGTCGTGCTACTTCATCACGATATCGATCAAGAATTGCCCGCGCTGAAGGCGGCCCTGCGCAGCGACGCCTTCTATATCGGCTGCCTCGGCAGCAGCCGGACGCACGTCCGCCGCATCGAGCGGCTTCGGCGGGAGGGCTTCACGGCGCAGGATATCAGCCGCATTCGCGCGCCGATCGGCCTGTTTGGCCCCGCGCGCGACGCGCGCTCCATCGCCGTCTCCGTGCTCGCCGAAATTCTGTCCTGGCTGGAATCGCGAAAGGCAGCGACGCCGTGA
- a CDS encoding xanthine dehydrogenase family protein molybdopterin-binding subunit produces MNDMTPFAVPRDAQGRHGRPINLSRRALLGSLGGLALAVTLPAARSRAAAAAPAITPGSRVRAFLEIRPDNRVLFRSAFIEGGQGIFTAMAQIVGEELDVDPAQFLVEGAPAGADYLLVNGQRFTGGSFSVRSSYETMRKLGASARHMLLQAAVERLGAPLAELSTEPGRVIHNASGRSLAYGELASAAAALPVPADVALRDRANFRWIGKPVARLDVRDKSTGKARYAIDQKVEGMLHAAVQHARRLGQEPGAIANEAQARAMPGVHSIHWLPGAVAVLATSWHRARRAVEALEVSWIEPAGDAPHAMPADFSSEAHLAKLKAAPGTGLAFETVGDTGKTFRKAARIVEATFDAPHLAHGQLEPPSALARWNEDGTLELWISNQGPELFQADAAKVAGIAPEKIIIHSPMLGGFFGRHFLYQTANPYPQAILLAKAAGRPVKLIWSREDEFLRDALRPMAVARLRAGLDAKGMPIALEATAIGEGALGRWFGREPDKVDRSSVEGIAGKLYAIPNRRVGQIHIDDPAIIGFWRSVGHSTNDFFYETFFDEIAEAGKHDPFELRHRLLADHPRQKRLLEAVAELGGGWRRGPFTAADGTTRARGVAMASPFGSEVATIAEVSLRQGEIVVHDVFVAIDPGSIVNPAIVEAQVQSAVALGLSSALLEKVVYEQGQPRARNFDAYPILTADRMPRVHVRIIESGAPMGGVGEPGLPGVPPAVANAASVLIGRRIRSLPMSKQRLAEGGDNRKRSSLH; encoded by the coding sequence ATGAACGATATGACCCCTTTTGCTGTCCCGCGCGATGCGCAAGGCCGCCACGGCCGGCCGATCAATCTTTCACGCCGCGCTCTGCTCGGCTCGCTCGGCGGCCTCGCGCTCGCCGTGACGCTGCCGGCCGCCCGCTCCAGGGCCGCGGCCGCCGCGCCGGCGATCACGCCCGGCTCGCGGGTGCGCGCGTTTCTGGAAATCCGCCCGGACAATCGCGTGCTGTTCCGCAGCGCCTTCATCGAGGGCGGCCAGGGCATTTTCACGGCGATGGCGCAGATCGTCGGCGAGGAGCTCGACGTCGATCCGGCGCAATTCCTGGTGGAAGGCGCGCCCGCCGGCGCGGATTATCTGCTGGTGAATGGCCAGCGCTTTACCGGCGGCAGCTTTTCGGTGCGCAGCAGCTATGAAACCATGCGCAAGCTCGGAGCCTCGGCCCGCCACATGCTGTTGCAAGCCGCGGTCGAACGCCTCGGCGCGCCTCTCGCGGAGCTCTCGACCGAGCCCGGCCGCGTCATTCACAACGCCTCCGGCCGCTCGCTCGCCTATGGCGAGCTGGCGAGCGCCGCCGCCGCTCTGCCGGTTCCCGCGGACGTCGCTTTGCGAGATCGGGCCAATTTCCGCTGGATCGGCAAGCCGGTGGCGCGGCTCGACGTGCGCGACAAGTCGACCGGCAAAGCGCGCTATGCGATCGACCAGAAGGTCGAGGGCATGTTGCATGCGGCGGTCCAGCACGCCCGCAGGCTGGGGCAGGAGCCCGGCGCCATCGCCAATGAGGCGCAGGCGCGCGCCATGCCCGGCGTTCACTCCATCCATTGGCTTCCCGGCGCCGTCGCCGTGCTGGCGACGAGCTGGCATCGCGCGCGGCGCGCCGTCGAGGCGCTCGAGGTGAGCTGGATCGAGCCGGCGGGCGACGCCCCTCACGCCATGCCGGCGGATTTTTCGTCCGAAGCGCATTTGGCGAAGCTCAAGGCCGCGCCCGGAACGGGCCTCGCCTTCGAGACGGTCGGCGATACGGGCAAAACCTTCCGCAAGGCGGCGCGCATCGTCGAGGCGACATTCGACGCGCCGCATCTCGCCCATGGGCAGCTCGAGCCGCCCTCGGCTCTCGCGAGGTGGAACGAGGACGGCACGCTCGAGTTATGGATTTCGAACCAGGGGCCGGAGTTGTTCCAGGCGGACGCCGCCAAAGTGGCGGGGATCGCGCCGGAGAAGATCATCATTCATTCGCCGATGCTCGGCGGATTCTTCGGCCGGCATTTCCTCTATCAGACCGCCAATCCCTATCCGCAGGCGATCCTGCTGGCGAAAGCCGCGGGGCGGCCGGTCAAGCTGATCTGGAGCCGGGAGGACGAGTTTCTGCGCGATGCGCTGCGGCCGATGGCCGTCGCGCGCCTGCGCGCCGGGCTCGACGCCAAGGGAATGCCGATCGCGCTGGAGGCGACGGCGATCGGCGAAGGCGCTTTGGGGCGCTGGTTCGGCCGCGAGCCGGACAAGGTCGATCGATCCTCGGTCGAGGGGATCGCAGGCAAGCTCTATGCGATTCCCAATCGGCGCGTCGGACAAATTCACATCGACGATCCGGCGATCATCGGCTTCTGGCGCTCGGTCGGTCATTCGACCAACGACTTCTTCTACGAGACCTTCTTCGACGAGATCGCCGAGGCCGGCAAGCATGATCCGTTCGAGCTGCGCCATCGCCTGCTCGCCGACCATCCGCGCCAGAAGAGATTGCTGGAGGCCGTAGCCGAGCTCGGCGGCGGCTGGCGACGCGGGCCGTTCACCGCCGCGGATGGAACGACACGCGCGCGCGGCGTCGCCATGGCGTCGCCCTTCGGCAGCGAGGTCGCGACGATCGCGGAAGTCTCGCTGCGGCAGGGCGAGATCGTCGTTCACGACGTCTTTGTTGCGATCGATCCCGGCAGCATCGTCAATCCGGCGATCGTCGAGGCGCAGGTGCAATCGGCTGTCGCGCTCGGCCTTTCTTCCGCTCTGCTCGAGAAGGTTGTCTACGAGCAGGGCCAGCCGCGCGCGCGCAACTTCGACGCCTATCCGATCCTGACGGCGGACCGAATGCCGCGCGTGCATGTGCGCATCATCGAGAGCGGCGCGCCCATGGGCGGCGTCGGCGAGCCCGGCCTGCCCGGCGTCCCGCCCGCCGTCGCCAACGCCGCGTCGGTGCTGATCGGGCGGCGCATCCGCAGCCTTCCCATGTCCAAGCAGCGCCTCGCCGAAGGCGGCGATAATCGAAAACGATCATCGCTGCACTGA
- a CDS encoding (2Fe-2S)-binding protein, producing MELIVNGSKHEVEIEPDTPLLWALRDELGMTGTKYGCGVAQCGACTVLVDGQATRSCVTPVESVSGAQIMTIEAIEDDPVGRKLVDAWVVEQAPQCGYCQSGQVMAAAALLKQNPRPSDGDIAAAMVNFCRCGAYNAITAAVRRAAGPQP from the coding sequence ATGGAGCTGATCGTCAACGGCTCGAAGCATGAAGTCGAAATCGAGCCGGATACGCCGCTGCTCTGGGCGCTGCGTGACGAGCTGGGGATGACGGGCACGAAATATGGCTGCGGCGTGGCGCAATGCGGCGCCTGCACGGTGCTGGTCGACGGACAGGCGACACGCTCCTGCGTCACGCCCGTCGAGAGCGTCTCGGGCGCGCAGATCATGACGATCGAGGCGATAGAAGACGATCCCGTGGGCCGAAAGCTGGTCGACGCCTGGGTCGTCGAGCAGGCTCCGCAATGCGGCTATTGCCAGTCCGGCCAGGTGATGGCCGCCGCCGCGCTATTGAAGCAGAATCCTCGACCCTCCGACGGGGATATCGCGGCCGCAATGGTCAATTTCTGCCGATGCGGCGCCTATAATGCAATCACCGCCGCCGTGCGTCGCGCCGCCGGGCCGCAGCCATGA
- a CDS encoding cyclophilin-like fold protein has protein sequence MKLRCAFGEHVFIVSLDDNPTARDLASLTPLELTIENYADNEKIAYLPRKLTEEAAGPFSNEEPGDLCYYAPWGNLAFFHAGYHYSKGLIRLGRLDDGVAPLKTQGKFPLHIERLL, from the coding sequence ATGAAGCTCCGATGCGCCTTCGGCGAGCATGTTTTCATTGTGTCGCTCGACGACAATCCCACCGCCCGCGACCTCGCGTCGCTGACGCCGCTGGAGTTGACCATCGAGAATTACGCCGACAATGAAAAAATTGCCTATCTGCCGCGCAAGCTCACGGAAGAGGCGGCCGGACCCTTCTCGAACGAGGAGCCCGGCGATCTCTGCTATTATGCGCCATGGGGCAACCTCGCCTTCTTCCACGCCGGCTATCATTATTCGAAAGGCCTGATCCGCCTCGGGCGGCTCGACGACGGCGTCGCGCCGCTGAAGACGCAGGGCAAATTCCCGCTTCATATCGAGCGGCTTCTCTGA
- a CDS encoding TetR/AcrR family transcriptional regulator — translation MATLAELQEKRGGEITRRRILEAARARFSTASYEDVKLRDIAAEVGVDVALVHRAFGSKEQLFSAVLSTSKEASSQATIDASRLSADYASGFFGAGQNETLQIVVRSLTNPQAREVLRARSLTEFIGPVAAALEGPSTLERATLFNACLVGMAIFREVLGAPALQDANSADTRPLIERILAACLAEDSLVEPKEDGQTKGARRTTRTKKEPARSKPAKRRAPTKARKA, via the coding sequence ATGGCGACACTGGCGGAGCTTCAGGAGAAGCGCGGCGGAGAAATCACGCGGCGTCGCATACTCGAAGCGGCGCGCGCGCGTTTCTCGACGGCCTCCTATGAGGATGTGAAGCTGCGCGACATCGCCGCCGAGGTGGGAGTGGACGTCGCTCTGGTTCACCGCGCCTTCGGGTCGAAGGAGCAGCTGTTTTCAGCCGTTCTCTCGACTTCCAAGGAGGCCTCGTCGCAGGCGACCATAGACGCGAGCCGGCTGAGCGCCGATTACGCAAGCGGGTTTTTCGGCGCGGGCCAGAACGAGACGCTTCAGATCGTCGTTCGCTCGCTGACCAATCCGCAAGCGCGTGAAGTCCTGCGCGCGCGCAGCCTCACCGAATTCATCGGCCCCGTCGCCGCCGCTCTCGAGGGGCCGTCGACGCTCGAACGCGCCACCTTGTTCAACGCCTGCCTCGTCGGAATGGCGATCTTTCGCGAAGTTCTCGGAGCGCCGGCGTTGCAGGACGCCAATAGCGCCGACACGCGGCCCTTGATCGAGAGAATTCTCGCCGCATGTCTCGCCGAGGATAGCCTCGTGGAGCCGAAAGAGGATGGTCAGACAAAGGGGGCTCGCCGAACGACGCGGACAAAAAAAGAACCGGCGAGATCGAAGCCGGCGAAGCGACGCGCGCCGACGAAAGCGCGTAAAGCCTGA
- a CDS encoding nucleotidyltransferase family protein, producing the protein MTGLERRYDASSFAVLVLAAGRGSRFGGGDKLSAPLAGVPVAHHILSALRPFAFAQKLLVCRSRALWTDAFARDGFSILHNDDAEGGMLASLKIGATSVEDRLKLLVCLADMPFVATEHLALLLSAAAEARDRIVASIAGAYRGPPAVFPVDELLRLPPTGEGGARSLLANARFVDCDADRLLDIDTRQDLFAAQKRFCPT; encoded by the coding sequence GTGACCGGACTCGAGCGGCGCTATGACGCATCGTCCTTCGCCGTCCTCGTACTGGCGGCGGGGCGCGGCTCTCGCTTCGGCGGCGGCGACAAATTGAGCGCGCCGCTCGCAGGCGTGCCCGTCGCGCATCATATTCTCTCGGCCTTGCGGCCATTCGCCTTCGCGCAAAAGCTGCTCGTTTGCAGAAGCCGCGCCCTGTGGACCGACGCTTTTGCGCGCGACGGATTTTCGATCCTCCACAACGACGACGCCGAAGGCGGCATGCTCGCCTCGTTGAAAATCGGCGCGACGTCAGTCGAGGATCGGCTGAAGCTGCTCGTCTGCCTCGCCGACATGCCCTTCGTCGCGACCGAGCATCTCGCGCTTCTGCTGTCGGCCGCCGCAGAAGCTCGGGACAGGATCGTCGCATCGATAGCGGGCGCCTATCGTGGGCCTCCGGCCGTCTTCCCTGTCGATGAGCTGCTGCGCTTGCCGCCTACCGGCGAAGGCGGCGCGAGATCACTGCTCGCCAACGCCCGCTTCGTCGATTGCGACGCCGATCGGCTTCTCGATATCGACACGCGGCAGGACCTTTTCGCCGCGCAAAAGCGGTTCTGTCCCACCTGA
- a CDS encoding LysR family transcriptional regulator has protein sequence MARDNINDLLAFLAVARERSFTRAAAKMGVSQSALSHTIRQLEARLGVRLLTRTTRAVSPTTAGERLLEGIGPHFDEIEAQVDALSELRDKPAGTIRITASDFAISNILWPKLKSFMPKYPDIKVELLLDNGLTDIITERYDAGVRMGELVAKDMISARIGPDLRFAVVGAKSYLAKNPEPMKPQDLMQHSCINYRFTTSGGLYAWEFEKNGREVKIRVDGQLVFNNIHHVLDAALAGLGLAYVPEELALPHIAKGRLVQLLEGWCPYWDGYYLYYPSRRQASPAFSALVAALRHRE, from the coding sequence ATGGCGCGGGACAACATCAACGACCTGCTCGCCTTCCTCGCCGTGGCGCGGGAGCGCAGCTTCACGAGGGCGGCGGCCAAGATGGGCGTGTCTCAATCCGCCCTGAGCCACACGATCCGGCAGCTCGAGGCGCGGCTCGGCGTCCGGCTGCTGACGCGCACGACGCGCGCAGTGTCTCCCACCACGGCCGGCGAGCGTCTGCTCGAGGGAATCGGGCCGCATTTCGACGAGATCGAGGCGCAGGTCGACGCGCTGAGCGAGCTGCGCGACAAGCCGGCGGGAACGATCAGAATCACCGCCTCTGATTTCGCGATCAGCAACATTCTATGGCCGAAGCTGAAAAGCTTCATGCCGAAATATCCGGACATCAAAGTCGAGCTTTTGTTGGACAATGGCCTCACGGACATCATCACCGAGCGCTACGACGCCGGCGTTCGCATGGGCGAGCTGGTTGCAAAAGACATGATCTCGGCGCGCATCGGACCCGATCTCCGCTTCGCGGTCGTCGGCGCGAAATCTTATCTCGCGAAGAATCCGGAGCCCATGAAACCGCAGGATCTGATGCAGCATAGCTGCATCAATTATCGCTTTACGACATCCGGCGGGCTCTACGCCTGGGAATTCGAGAAGAATGGGCGCGAGGTCAAGATCCGCGTCGACGGCCAGCTCGTCTTCAACAATATCCATCATGTGCTCGACGCCGCTCTGGCGGGTCTCGGCCTCGCCTATGTGCCCGAGGAGCTCGCGCTGCCGCATATTGCCAAAGGACGGCTCGTCCAGCTGCTGGAAGGCTGGTGCCCCTACTGGGATGGATATTACCTTTATTATCCGAGCCGGCGGCAGGCCTCGCCGGCTTTTTCCGCTCTGGTCGCCGCGCTGCGCCATCGTGAATAG